From a region of the Castanea sativa cultivar Marrone di Chiusa Pesio chromosome 10, ASM4071231v1 genome:
- the LOC142613025 gene encoding putative transcriptional regulatory protein At2g25830 isoform X1 — MGSSSMRAFGSILHRFSNGFSSKCPIPIPFAVKRNCLLGRKLSSLSTISTYTSLFLYENKCIDKNNVLQVRKLWTFSPLCMGRRSSKIAGRKGAQDAKKAKLYSRIGKEVVSAFKKGGPSPISNMTLAAVLEKAKELDVPKEILDRNIKRASEKGQEAYIEKIYEVYGYGGASMVVEVSTDKINRSVAKIREVVKDYGGKMADSGSVMFKFRRVRVVNLKVTDVDKDQLLVIALDAGPEDVIEPPVYEDETEEDRLEIQNKIVSSSDNYTAILSKLREEGIKFEPDNGSELLPLTAIAVDDEAMDLNKELMSKLLELDDVDAVYTDQL; from the exons ATGGGCTCGTCGTCAATGAGAGCATTTGGATCAATTCTTCACAGATTCTCTAATGGGTTTTCCTCCAAATGCCCCATTCCCATTCCCTTTGCTGTCAAAA GAAACTGTTTGCTAGGCAGAAAGTTATCATCTTTATCAACAATATCAACGTATACGTCGTTGTTTTTGTATGAAAACAAGTGCATTGATAAGAATAATGTTCTTCAAGTGAGAAAGTTATGGACTTTCTCTCCTCTCTGTATGGGCAGGCGTTCCAGCAAAATCGCTGGCagaaag GGGGCACAAGATGCAAAGAAGGCAAAGCTGTATTCGAGGATCGGGAAGGAAGTCGTATCTGC TTTTAAGAAAGGGGGTCCAAGTCCTATATCTAATATGACTTTGGCTGCTGTACTTGAGAAAGCGAAGGAGCTTGATGTACCAAAGGAAATTCTGGACCGCAACATCAAGAGAGCATCTGAGAAGGGACAAGAAGCTTACATTGAGAAAATCTATGAG gtATATGGTTATGGTGGAGCTAGTATGGTAGTTGAGGTGTCAACTGATAAGATTAATCGCTCTGTGGCAAAAATTAGAGAGGTAGTGAAGGACTATGGGGGAAAGATGGCAGATTCAGGATCTGTAATGTTCAAGTTCAGACGTGTCCGGGTCGTAAATTTAAAGGTCACAGATGTTGACAAAGATCAGCTTCTTGTCATTGCATTAGATGCTGGTCCTGAGGATGTTATTGAACCTCCAGTGTATGAAGATGAAACTGAAGAAGATAGGTTGGAAAT ccaaaataaaattgtaagttCATCAGATAACTATACAGCAATATTGTCAAAACTACGTGAGGAAGGAATAAAGTTTGAGCCTGATAATGGTTCTGAGCTGCTTCCATTAACCGCTATAGCG GTAGATGATGAGGCTATGGACTTGAACAAAGAACTTATGAGCAAGTTACTTGAACTTGATGATGTTGATGCCGTTTATACGGACCAGCTGTGA
- the LOC142613025 gene encoding putative transcriptional regulatory protein At2g25830 isoform X2, whose amino-acid sequence MGSSSMRAFGSILHRFSNGFSSKCPIPIPFAVKRNCLLGRKLSSLSTISTYTSLFLYENKCIDKNNVLQVRKLWTFSPLCMGRRSSKIAGRKGAQDAKKAKLYSRIGKEVVSAFKKGGPSPISNMTLAAVLEKAKELDVPKEILDRNIKRASEKGQEAYIEKIYEVYGYGGASMVVEVSTDKINRSVAKIREVVKDYGGKMADSGSVMFKFRRVRVVNLKVTDVDKDQLLVIALDAGPEDVIEPPVYEDETEEDSQNKIVSSSDNYTAILSKLREEGIKFEPDNGSELLPLTAIAVDDEAMDLNKELMSKLLELDDVDAVYTDQL is encoded by the exons ATGGGCTCGTCGTCAATGAGAGCATTTGGATCAATTCTTCACAGATTCTCTAATGGGTTTTCCTCCAAATGCCCCATTCCCATTCCCTTTGCTGTCAAAA GAAACTGTTTGCTAGGCAGAAAGTTATCATCTTTATCAACAATATCAACGTATACGTCGTTGTTTTTGTATGAAAACAAGTGCATTGATAAGAATAATGTTCTTCAAGTGAGAAAGTTATGGACTTTCTCTCCTCTCTGTATGGGCAGGCGTTCCAGCAAAATCGCTGGCagaaag GGGGCACAAGATGCAAAGAAGGCAAAGCTGTATTCGAGGATCGGGAAGGAAGTCGTATCTGC TTTTAAGAAAGGGGGTCCAAGTCCTATATCTAATATGACTTTGGCTGCTGTACTTGAGAAAGCGAAGGAGCTTGATGTACCAAAGGAAATTCTGGACCGCAACATCAAGAGAGCATCTGAGAAGGGACAAGAAGCTTACATTGAGAAAATCTATGAG gtATATGGTTATGGTGGAGCTAGTATGGTAGTTGAGGTGTCAACTGATAAGATTAATCGCTCTGTGGCAAAAATTAGAGAGGTAGTGAAGGACTATGGGGGAAAGATGGCAGATTCAGGATCTGTAATGTTCAAGTTCAGACGTGTCCGGGTCGTAAATTTAAAGGTCACAGATGTTGACAAAGATCAGCTTCTTGTCATTGCATTAGATGCTGGTCCTGAGGATGTTATTGAACCTCCAGTGTATGAAGATGAAACTGAAGAAGATAG ccaaaataaaattgtaagttCATCAGATAACTATACAGCAATATTGTCAAAACTACGTGAGGAAGGAATAAAGTTTGAGCCTGATAATGGTTCTGAGCTGCTTCCATTAACCGCTATAGCG GTAGATGATGAGGCTATGGACTTGAACAAAGAACTTATGAGCAAGTTACTTGAACTTGATGATGTTGATGCCGTTTATACGGACCAGCTGTGA